One stretch of Malus domestica chromosome 14, GDT2T_hap1 DNA includes these proteins:
- the LOC103455629 gene encoding probable auxin efflux carrier component 1c — protein MITLSDFYHVMTAVVPLYVAMILAYGSVKWWKIFTPDQCSGINRFVALFAVPLLSFHFISSNDPYNMNTRFIAADTLQKLIVLAVLGVWTKVSKRGCLEWMITLFSVSTLPNTLVMGIPLLKGMYGDFSGSLMVQIVVLQCIIWYTLMLFMFEYRGARLLISEQFPDTAGSIVSIHVDSDIMSLDGRQPLETEAEIKEDGKLHVTVRKSNASRSDIFSRRSQGLSSTTPRPSNLTNAEIYSLQSSRNPTPRGSSFNHTDFYSMMAAGRNSNFGANDVYGMSASRGPTPRPSNFEEDCGGGAVSSATGNKPRFYHGGQGNAAAHYPAPNPGMFSPTASKTVIANANANTNAMNAKRANGQAQKTEDNNGGKDLHMFVWSSSASPVSDVFGSNEYGGAAHDHKEVKLAVSPGKVEGRRENQEEYLEREDFSFGNRDQMNMNNEAEKGGDGIGKAKVMPPTSVMTRLILIMVWRKLIRNPNTYSSLIGLTWSLVSFRWHVQMPAIVAKSIAILSDAGLGMAMFSLGLFMALQPKIIACGNSIAAFTMAVRFLTGPAVMAAASIAVGLRGTLLHVAIVQAALPQGIVPFVFAKEYNVHPDILSTGVIFGMLIALPITLVYYILLGL, from the exons ATGATCACATTATCCGACTTCTACCACGTCATGACGGCGGTGGTGCCGCTCTACGTGGCTATGATCTTGGCCTACGGCTCCGTAAAGTGGTGGAAGATCTTCACCCCCGACCAGTGTTCCGGCATCAACCGCTTCGTCGCTCTCTTCGCCGTCCCCCTCCTCTCCTTCCACTTCATCTCCAGCAACGACCCTTACAACATGAACACCCGCTTCATCGCCGCCGACACCCTCCAGAAGCTCATCGTCCTCGCCGTCCTCGGAGTCTGGACCAAAGTCAGCAAAAGGGGCTGCCTGGAATGGATGATCACTCTCTTCTCCGTCTCCACTCTGCCTAACACTCTGGTCATGGGAATCCCATTGCTCAAAGGAATGTACGGCGATTTTTCCGGGAGTTTGATGGTGCAGATCGTCGTCCTCCAGTGCATTATCTGGTACACTTTGATGCTTTTCATGTTCGAATACCGAGGAGCAAGACTCCTCATCTCCGAGCAGTTTCCCGACACGGCGGGATCCATTGTCTCCATCCACGTCGACTCCGACATCATGTCGCTCGACGGAAGGCAGCCCCTCGAAACCGAAGCGGAGATCAAGGAGGACGGCAAGCTCCACGTTACTGTTAGAAAATCAAACGCTTCGCGGTCGGATATTTTCTCGCGGCGGTCTCAGGGGCTGTCGTCCACCACCCCGCGGCCTTCGAATCTTACCAATGCGGAGATTTACTCCCTGCAGTCGTCGAGAAATCCGACGCCGAGAGGATCGAGCTTTAACCACACGGATTTTTACTCTATGATGGCTGCCGGAAGGAACTCCAATTTCGGAGCTAACGACGTTTACGGGATGTCTGCGTCCAGAGGGCCGACTCCACGGCCGTCAAATTTCGAGGAAGACTGTGGAGGCGGCGCTGTCAGCTCTGCTACTGGAAACAAGCCGAGATTTTACCACGGCGGGCAAGGTAATGCGGCGGCGCATTACCCGGCTCCGAACCCAGGAATGTTTTCTCCGACGGCGTCTAAAACCGTCATCGCTAATGCTAATGCTAATACCAATGCCATGAATGCAAAGAGGGCTAATGGGCAAGCTCAGAAAACAGAGGACAACAATGGCGGGAAGGATCTCCATATGTTTGTTTGGAGCTCAAGTGCTTCTCCTGTTTCAGATGTGTTCGGTAGCAATGAATACGGCGGAGCTGCCCATGATCACAAAGAAGTTAAATTGGCTGTGTCTCCAGGAAAAG TGgaggggaggagagagaatcaGGAGGAGTACTTGGAGAGAGAGGATTTCAGCTTTGGAAACAGAGATCAGATGAACATGAACAATGAGGCTGAGAAAGGAGGGGATGGGATTGGAAAAGCCAAAGTGATGCCTCCAACAAGTGTGATGACAAGGCTTATTCTCATCATGGTTTGGAGAAAACTCATCAGAAACCCAAACACTTACTCCAGCTTGATTGGCCTCACTTGGTCTCTAGTCTCATTCAG GTGGCACGTTCAAATGCCAGCAATTGTAGCAAAGTCCATTGCCATACTGTCTGATGCAGGACTTGGCATGGCCATGTTCAGCCTTG GTTTGTTTATGGCTTTGCAGCCAAAGATCATAGCATGTGGAAACTCCATTGCAGCTTTTACCATGGCTGTGAGATTCCTCACAGGCCCAGCTGTCATGGCAGCTGCTTCCATTGCTGTTGGCTTAAGAGGCACTCTCTTGCATGTTGCCATTGTACAG GCAGCCCTACCCCAAGGAATTGTCCCCTTTGTCTTTGCCAAGGAATACAATGTACACCCTGATATTCTCAGCACAGG GGTTATATTTGGAATGTTGATTGCATTGCCCATCACGCTTGTTTACTACATTTTGTTGGGGCTATGA